The Tachyglossus aculeatus isolate mTacAcu1 chromosome 7, mTacAcu1.pri, whole genome shotgun sequence genome includes a region encoding these proteins:
- the UBE2T gene encoding ubiquitin-conjugating enzyme E2 T — MQRASRLNKELKLLATEPPPGIMCWQEANQVDELRAQILGGANTPYEKGIFKLEVVIPERYPFEPPKIRFLTPIYHPNIDSAGRICLDILKPPPKGAWRPSLNISTVLTSIQLLMSEPNSDDPLMADISSEFKYNKPAFLENARQWTEKYASQKQKFNKSEDEGSPVETRPSLPAATEKRKGDMLEGHKKKSRLDV, encoded by the exons ATGCAGAGAGCTTCACGCCTGAACAAAGAGCTGAAACTGCTGGCCACAGAGCCTCCCCCGGGCATTATGTGCTGGCAAGAAGCAAACCAAGTGGATGAACTCCGAGCCC AGATCCTGGGTGGGGCCAACACACCCTATGAAAAAGGAATCTTCAAGCTGGAAGTGGTTATCCCTGAGAG GTACCCATTCGAACCCCCGAAAATCcgctttctgactcccatctaTCATCCCAATATTGACTCCGCTGGAAGAATTTGCCTTGATATCCTCAAACCTCCCCCAAAG GGAGCCTGGAGGCCATCGCTCAACATTTCCACAGTGCTGACCTCCATCCAGCTGCTAATGTCAGAGCCTAATTCCGATGACCCCCTCATGGCTGATATA TCCTCGGAGTTTAAGTACAATAAGCCAGCTTTCCTGGAGAATGCCAGGCAGTGGACAGAGAAGTACGCGAGTCAGAAGCAGAAG TTCAACAAGAGTGAGGATGAGGGGAGCCCGGTGGAGACCAGACCCTCACTGCCTGCAGCCACCGAGAAGAGAAAAGGCGACATGCTGGAGGGGCACAAGAAGAAATCTCGCCTGGACGTCTAG